A window of Phenylobacterium sp. NIBR 498073 genomic DNA:
CGCGGGCCAGGTTTTCGCGCAAGTAAGCGTCCGGCTCATAGGCCTTGCCGCTCAGGCCGTGGCCGCGCTGGTCGAGCGCGATCACCCGGAAGCGGCGGCGCTCCAGGGCCGCATACCAGCCGGTCCGCTTCCAGCCTTCGTTGCGGTTCGAGGTGAAGCCGTGGACCAATAGGATCGCCCGCTCGTAGTCGGCGGGGGCCTGGTCGTCATAGGCGAGGGTGAAGCCGTCGCTGGTCGTGAAATCCATGTTCGCAAAGGGCTCGAAATTGAATGCGCCGTCAAAATAACGGCGCTCAACAGAGCCCCCGGCGGGCCGGATGGCAAGCCCCGGTCAGCTGCGCCAGCGCAGGGTCGCGGTCTCGACCGGGTTCTCGAACGGTCGACCGTCCTTGCGGCTGGCGGTCCATTCGCGCTTGAGCTGCTGGTACCACTTGGCCTGGCGGTCGGCGTCGTCGATCCACAGCAGCGAGGGATCGTAGCGTAGCCCCTCGTTCTGCAGGTTCACCATATCGCCGTCCTGGCGCAGGAACGCTCGCGCGCCGGCGGCGATGAACGGCTTCAGCAGCAGGAACGCCGGGTGGTCGGACCAGACTATCTGGGTGATCCGGGTCTTGGTTTCGTGGATCGGCGTCAGGCAGGTCAGCGACAGCACCTGGCGCTGGCCGACGGTGACGTGCTCCCAGCGCAGGCCGGGGATGCGGAAGGTGATCTCGGTCAGCGGCTCGCCGCCCAGGATCGCATAGGCGCGGCTGTTCTTGCTGGGCTCGTGCCGGACCATCGCGAAGCCCTGTTCGCGCGGCTCGAACTTCTTGGCCTTCTCGTGCTGGCTCTTGGCCGAGCGCCACCACCACTGCTGATGCACATAGGGCCCATGGGCCGGATCCATCAGCCCAACGACGGCATGGTCGATGT
This region includes:
- a CDS encoding aromatic ring-hydroxylating dioxygenase subunit alpha is translated as MPDGDTKTASTADTKFGRGFLHDIWYFAALASDLKAGKLQRYEILGEPILLGRDRAGKVYALKDICPHRAAPLSAGKLTREADGAESVECPYHGWRFKTDGACAAIPSLVDDQAMDVSRIRVRNYPAVESQGLVFVWISADPRFTGEPTEPPPVFPGVVGGGPKLVDRMDFDSHIDHAVVGLMDPAHGPYVHQQWWWRSAKSQHEKAKKFEPREQGFAMVRHEPSKNSRAYAILGGEPLTEITFRIPGLRWEHVTVGQRQVLSLTCLTPIHETKTRITQIVWSDHPAFLLLKPFIAAGARAFLRQDGDMVNLQNEGLRYDPSLLWIDDADRQAKWYQQLKREWTASRKDGRPFENPVETATLRWRS